Proteins encoded in a region of the Gammaproteobacteria bacterium genome:
- the hflX gene encoding GTPase HflX, whose product MTPSEGRTGRRLTATVTDLEITRQRAFLVGSLFDTAASLDELARLTDTAGSDPVGQASLRHRKPDPATFIGPGQASRLAEETRRLDVDVVIFDDDLTPTQQRNLQKIFGCDVVDRSGLILDIFAQHATSRAGMLQVELALLRYHLPRLRGHGTALSRQAGGIGTRGPGETKLETDRRRIERRITRLEQDLAKLHGTRMTQRKARRRNNVPLVALVGYTNAGKSTLLNRLTGTDVLVEDRLFSTLDATIRKLQIPDGPQVVFSDTVGFVRRIPHGLIEAFRSTLDEVADATLMIHVVDASDQDAESHIATVRDVLADLGAAAIPELLALNKQDSADPIRLHRLLALHPEALAFSAATGEGIDEMLGRIADALSPAMVLRTLTIPYTRGEVLAALHREGEVVDEQHGETAITVTVRIALDRAQRFEAEIA is encoded by the coding sequence GTGACGCCATCGGAAGGTCGCACCGGACGCAGGCTGACAGCCACCGTCACCGACCTCGAGATCACTCGCCAGCGCGCCTTCCTCGTCGGTTCGCTGTTCGACACCGCCGCTTCCCTCGACGAGTTGGCCCGCCTGACCGATACCGCAGGGTCCGACCCTGTCGGTCAAGCATCGCTGCGACACCGGAAACCCGATCCCGCAACGTTCATCGGCCCAGGCCAGGCATCGCGGCTCGCAGAGGAGACCCGGCGTCTCGACGTCGACGTCGTCATCTTCGACGACGACCTCACACCGACGCAGCAGCGGAACCTCCAGAAGATCTTCGGCTGCGACGTCGTCGACCGATCCGGGCTGATCCTCGACATCTTCGCCCAGCACGCCACGAGCAGGGCCGGCATGCTTCAGGTCGAACTGGCACTGCTTCGCTACCACCTTCCGCGGCTCCGCGGACACGGCACGGCTCTGAGCAGGCAGGCGGGAGGCATCGGGACACGCGGGCCGGGCGAGACGAAACTGGAGACCGACCGACGTCGCATCGAACGACGGATCACTCGCCTCGAACAAGACCTCGCAAAGCTCCACGGCACTCGAATGACGCAACGCAAGGCCCGCCGAAGAAACAACGTCCCCTTGGTTGCCCTTGTCGGGTACACGAACGCAGGAAAGTCGACACTGCTGAATCGCCTCACCGGAACCGACGTGCTCGTGGAAGATCGCCTCTTCTCGACACTCGACGCCACCATCAGGAAACTCCAGATTCCGGACGGCCCGCAGGTCGTCTTCTCCGACACCGTCGGTTTCGTACGACGCATTCCCCACGGACTCATCGAGGCGTTCCGATCGACACTCGACGAGGTCGCCGACGCCACCCTGATGATCCATGTGGTCGACGCCTCGGATCAGGACGCCGAATCCCATATAGCCACGGTCAGGGACGTGCTCGCCGATCTCGGCGCTGCAGCGATTCCGGAATTGCTGGCTCTCAACAAACAGGACTCCGCGGATCCCATCCGCCTCCACCGTCTGCTCGCCTTGCACCCGGAGGCTCTCGCGTTCTCGGCTGCCACCGGAGAAGGGATCGACGAGATGCTGGGACGGATCGCCGACGCCCTCAGCCCTGCGATGGTCCTCAGGACCTTGACGATCCCGTACACGCGTGGGGAGGTCCTCGCCGCCCTACACCGGGAGGGAGAAGTGGTGGATGAACAGCACGGGGAGACCGCGATCACAGTCACCGTGCGGATCGCTCTTGACCGAGCCCAGAGATTTGAGGCGGAAATCGCCTGA